In a genomic window of Candidatus Dependentiae bacterium:
- a CDS encoding class I tRNA ligase family protein, with product LEKVLTLFSVFAPHASCELLEKLVGKDLTQCAWPSYDATLLIESNVTYAVQVNGKLRATFEILK from the coding sequence TTAGAAAAAGTTTTAACTTTGTTTTCTGTTTTTGCACCACATGCATCATGTGAGCTCCTAGAAAAACTTGTCGGCAAGGATTTAACTCAGTGCGCTTGGCCTAGCTATGATGCAACTTTGTTAATTGAAAGCAACGTAACTTATGCAGTTCAAGTAAATGGAAAACTGCGAGCAACATTTGAAATTTTGAAATAG